The DNA region GGCCCTGCCAAGGACAACTGGTGGCACGGGTGGCACGGGGGGTAAACGCTGACAGCTGGGGTggggaggtacagaggaggggagaATCAGACAGAACAAACACACCACCCTGCCATTCTATTACACTCCCACCACAGCCACATCCAGGCCCCAAGAGGAACAACTGCCTGTAATTGAGGTTTCTTTATGTAACAGAAACAGCTCAGACCAAGTCTTCTTAGGGCTACCATTACCCTCTGCGGTGGTATGCCCTAGTTCTTTTTTAAATTGCGGACGAAAATAAAGGGGACAATCTATTCATGGTCATGTCAGAATTTAAGGGGTTAAAGGTTAGAGTTTAAAATATGAACACGGGCTATAACCTCCTAGCccaacatacatacagtacatcgaAATATATAACTATGTTTTTACAAAACCACATGTTCAGTGACCATGGAATCCCTAAAAACCTTAATATCCCACTAATGCTAGTATGAGACAAACATTTGCTTGAAGGAAGGATTGTGATGGTTCCTTTTTTTTGAAGAACGATAATGGATAAAATAGGTCAAATTGTGAGCCGAAGTGTGTGCTGCTTCAATGTTTATTGTAGGCCTTTCTAGGTTTGTCACCCATATGATGCATTTCTGTGTACAGTGAGAACAAACTGTAAAGTGTCATCATGGGCACTTGTTTAGAATACAGCACACTTACTTACACAAGCTCTAATAATAAGCTGACGCAGATAGTCGAAACAGCCGGTTGTGAGGAGATGAGAGATGGGGTCCATAACCGGACCCCACGGCCCTCACCCAAAATCATCTGTCCATTACCCAAAGCCCTCAGCGCTTCCCTAGTCTACTACAACCCTCTCTGCTTACAATAGCTAATCCCCTTAACTGGACCTTGCTTTGCATTACATGGAACTCCCCATGTCTGTAACAAACCCAATGCTGTCCTTAGAGGCTGGAACAGCTCCAGCTCCCCCATCATGTCTGCACAGATACATAAAGCCGACCCAATGACACATTAGCTTTATTCGCCACTCTCGATGATTGGACCGGTGCTCAGCAACCACTTGGGAGGAAGGCGCCAGCagatcgcccccccccccccccccctcccctcccctccttccccggAGGTGTAAATGAAAACCCTTGACCGCATTCTGCAGTGGCGTCGCGGCAGGCCCAGGGCTGGCAACGAACATTCGCTGCTCTCGCTGCTCCTCTTGGGCTCCAGTCCAAAAGTACAGTGTGAATCTGGCCTTGAGTAGGAGTTAGACCAGTACGCACCTCCTCAACAATTTCACAACCAGTGAAAGTTCCAGTTTAAATATTTATATCAGATATTTTTTGCTTTTTATACAGCTTATTAGTTATCCTGTCAGAATAACATttttcataaaaaatatataaatattatcccctctttgttttttgttttttttatacatacacacatttacatacatggtacttttgTTTTGcacagttacagtacagtacacatagttttttatatatacacatattttgGATAGTTATTACTTAGACATGTATATAGTGTTTCCAGTAAAAACTATTGCCGATCATGAGCTTTTTAAACCCAGCCCTTTGATACTCTTAGCAACATCTGCAGAGCTGAAATTGTCGTATGCTTCATATATATAACATTCGGTCGGTTGCAAGAGTTTTGTGTAATAATTTCACATTGGAAAAACTCTGTGTTGAATCAAGCATTGTTTTGTATATCAGTTCATACCCCatgtgtcatatatatatatatatatatatgtatatatatatatatatatatatatatatcagataTTTTGCTTTTACAACAGCTGGCGTCCACTATTAGTTATCCTCACAGAAAAACAGAGTTAGCTGACTGAGCTGAATACCACTTCCTTTTTAATTAACTAGTGGCCTCTGACATTCCAATCATGCCTGCCAAATGCAGCCAAACTCCATTCCGCCACCAGAATGATCCGTTTGAAGGTCATCCGCTTTCCGTACACCAGCTGACATTTCATAGGCAACGGCTGTCGACCTTGATTTAGATGCATAACGGATGTCTCTCTATGCTATCGGATGTCTCTTTATGCTAAACTATCAATAGCATAACTCTGTAGAAATCTTCCACCCGAGCCAAATTCCCCATCGCTGGACAGGAGGGAATTTGGCTAGGATGAGGGAATCTATATAGGGACTATACAGctgattacaacaacaacaacaacaaaacacggTCATCCATCATAATGCTATGGATTTCCCATGACACTTGAGAATAGCGGATCTGTATTCCATCCGCACAGACCCAGCAGGTGGTCTGGCTCTGATGCTAGGGCAGTCCAATAATCAATACGTGTGTCAGACTGTAGCTGCCTAAGCCAGTGACCGTCTGCAGTTTGGGAAGGTATTATAAGGCAGGTAACGCGGCTGCAGTCGCAGCACAGAGTACATACATTTGAAGGAGCCCATGAGCGGAAGGGTTTAGGATTTGGAGGTTTGCTTTTCTCCGACTTCCTATCGGAACCCAGCCGCAGTGGGCCTTAGCTGTCAAGGTCAACTGAGAAAGAGCAGTacggagagaggcggagagagagagagagagagagagagagagagagagggagaagggaaaagGAGTCAGATGCTATGCGAGGCAGGGTCTCTTTGTTTTCTTTTCTGtcccgtaaaaaaaaaaaaacactgcagGACTCTTTTAAACGGTCTGttattcctctttctctctttctcattctctccgtGTCAGACGCACAGCGAACAAACACATGGCGCGTGTTCAAACCTTCTTGCTATCTCTCCTGAGCCCAGTCAAGCACCTCATACAAACACTTACACTCACTCCAACACTAACATGCACAAGGCCCCTTAAGAGAGCGGTGTTGCCATTCAGACCCACTCACACATATTCTGCATAtatatacatagagagagagagagccacagtGCTTGTTAAGTGACAATTTATTTGTGTTGTAATGCCCAAGTGAGGACATTCTCTGAACCACTTCATTTAACCTACCATATGTTCAGTTTTTGGCACTTTGGTTTTGTATTGTTTGAGTAAGTAGGTCTTCCAGTAATAATGTATGTATGACCATTGCTATATTAGACTTTAAAAATGTAGCGGTGTCATGGGAAATGCAGATGCCAATTTTGCTTCACTCAATGGGAAGTCAAATTATTTTTAGTACAGGAAACACTGATGTTATCATTTAGATGAGCAACGGTGATATTATCCTTCATTTAGTCTAGGCACCAAATGCCTCTGGTTGAAAAAGACTACTGTGTCTGTCGTCTTCACAGTTATACAGGTATCCGGTCTGCAGTCCAGATTAACACCATGCCAAGTGTCCATGGCTGTCCCCACTAAACATGTACCATGGATGAATGTGAATTTGTGAattttttattaggatccccattagctgacgcCGTAACATTAGCTAATCgtcctggggtccaacaccaatTAATAAGAtattacaaacaattacaaatgAATACTTTACAAACATTTAACAAGTAGACAACACAGACAATTAAAATACCTGACAGTAaaacacatttaacattcagttgatgctttctatttcctgtccagtcatatggtttATCGCATTAGATGTTCTTAAAAAGATTCTCGAAGGTGGATTTAggaatatggattggtaaagggTTCTATTCAGCTGTGGCTCTAGATAAAACTGTAGATTTAAGGTGATTTGTCCTTGGCTTGGGTTGTCTTAGATGCCCTGAATTTACCTGTCTAGTTTGGTGGTTATGTGTGTTGCTAGTATGTACTAACTGGCCTGAGAAATACTGTATTTTTTGGAAAAATataacattcctaaagaaaatcagaaTACTGGATATTCATTTGTTTTCAAAGTGAAGCCATGAGAAATTGTGACGCATTTGGATAATATTCATATGGATAGAGCAATGAAGAGgtaatctggcagccctgttttgAGCAATTTTGagctttttatatatttttttgctgcagacgaccatataactggacagtactcaaagtgtgataggaccagggattgaatcACCTGATTCAGAGTGCTAGATGTTACATAGTCTGAACATTTACTTGAAACAGAAATTCCCATACCTATCTTAATGTTATTTATGTGTTCTGCCCATGATAAAGCTACGTCCAACATGACAACTAGTAGTTTCATTTTTTCACTTGCTCTACATGCATTCTATTCACAGACAAATTAAATTGGGGATCATCAGCAAGCATATATTTTGAACCCAATACATTTAGTTTTATAAACACCAATTTGTTCATATCAACCCACTCTGACACCATTCTTAGTTCACTACTCAGTACATCTGTTAGTTCCTTATATTCTGATGCTGCAATAAATATTgtagagtcatcagcatacatgaccACTCTTGATTTGTTCAATACTGAAGGTAAATCATTAGTAAAGCTAGAGTAGAGAAGTGGGCCTAGGCAGCTTCCTTGAGGATCACCACAGTGTATATCTTTACTGTTTGAAAAACTACCAttaaagaacactttttgccTTTTTCACGAATAGATAGCTTTCCATCCAGGATAGAGCTGCAGACTTAAAACCATAATATTTGAGTTTACCTAGTAACAGTTCATGATCAATTACATCAAAAACAGCACTGAAATCTAGCAACACTGCACCAACTAACTTCCTGTCATCTATACTCTTTAACCAATCATCTGTCATTTGTGCTAAGGCCGTACTCGTAGAATGCCCTTTGCATGCATGCTGAAAACAAGTTACATGAGAAATAATCCTTGATTTGTACAGATGCAATGTTTTCCAATAATTTACTTGACACAGGCAGCAAGTTTAAAGGATGACTATTAGGACCAGTGAATGCAGATGTTTTATCCTTAGGTAGTGGAATAGCCTTTGACTCTTTCCAGACTTCTGGGCACATCCCATACATTTAGCACttattaaaaatatgagagaTTGGGGTAGATATTTGGTAAGTTGTAACTCTAAGCAATATGGCATCAAGATTATCTGTACAGGGTGAATTGTCATCCGAAAGAGACAACAGCATCTGTTCCCCCTCTTCCCTTTCTACTTGGTGAAATTCAAACACGCATTGCCTCTCCTTCATGATCCAACCTTTCCTAAGGGTATATGACATGGAGCCATTGTAACGCTCGTCGAAATGGGGAGACCAAgagttcatcataatttatttgtgaaacagcaacaaaacaataaagagaaaCAAACGAACGAACGAACAtacagccttgtagggctcaaaagcaacaatacaaaaaacaagatcccacaaacaacaggcgGGAAAAGGCtgcttaaatatgatccccaatcagagacaacgatagacagctgcctctgattgggaatcataccaggccaacatagaaatacaaaaactagactacacatggaaataataaactagaacaccccccagtcacgccctgacctactccaccatagaaaataaaggctttctatggtcaggatgtgacagccATCAGTAGGAATCATAGAATTCCTCAACTTGTCCACTTTGCCTGTAAAATATTAATTAAAGCAGTTTGCGATGTCTTGTGGTTTTGTATTAATATACCCTCTGATTCAACAAAAGAGGAGGACATATTCGAATTCCTACCCATAATAGCATTCAACGTTCTCCACAGTTTTCCCATCACACTTTACAACAGTATATCAATTTTGTGTCTATACAAGATTTCTTAATTTACAATCATTTGCTTATCAAACACAGTGCCAGATTTATCTGCTGCTTCTTTTGGCATCGTAACATTCAATCATTATATTTCTCAGCTCATCACCAATCCATGGGGCACCGCTTGACCTCACAGTGCATTTTCTTAAAGGGGCATGCTTACCAGCTATACCCatgagtacagttgaagtcggaagtttacatagacctcgccaaatacatttaaactcggtttcacaattcctgacgtttaatcctagtaaaaattccctgttttaggtgagttagtatcaccacttaactttaagaatgtgaaatgtcagaactatagtagagagaatgtaacggcagatctcctcttcgtctgaagaggagtaaggatcggaccaagatgcaacgtggtaagtgttcatgacaatattttaataaagacaaaatgaacactcgaacaaaaacaataaacgataacgtgaaatctacaaaaaaaaacgaaacagtaccaactgtggcaacaaacacacacactgaaaaaaaaacacccacaaaccaacccaggctacctaagtatgattctcaatcagagacaacaaacgacacctgcctctgattgagaaccatactaggccgaaacagaaaccaaacatagataaacaaacatagactgcccaccccaactcacaccctgaccatactaaataaagacaaaacaaaggaaataaaaggtcagaacgtgacagagaatgatttatttcagcttttatttctttcatcacattaccagtgggtcagaagtttacatacactcaatttgtatttggtatacactcaatttgtatacactcaatttgtatttttcCAATGACATGGTACAATTTTTTGGgctgatttcatgttgaattcacgttagttgaaaatcaaatgtaaatcaaaactagaggTTGAACTGATGACTGCCCAGTGGGATGACTGGTATTTCAGTCAAAATTACGATTGAAACAGAACGTCCAGCTATCAAAGTAAAAACAAATAAGCATCTGCCTCCCCCTCTTTTAAAATCCTCCAATAATCCCCTGTAGCCCTCCTCCAACCGTTAGTTCTCCTAactcttcccttccctctttctctgcatcACTTCAAcgcccccctctttccctcttggtGCGTGTCTGGGCAGTAGCCCTCTCCTCCATCGTCTGCCTTGCTCTGATCCTACTAAAGCCCTCTCACCTCTCTTCGCCCAATCTGCTGTCCAGCTGTTCCATATTAGCACATGTTGGAGGAGGCAGCCTTGGAGGGGGGTCTCGTAAGGACCTGAGCAGATGGGCCTGAGCCTGGGCTTCAGTTCACCAGGCCTTGCCCTCGAATCTCATATGGCCTTTACGCTTTCTAAATGCAGGGGGATGAGGGGAACTGGGGATGAAGACATTCCGTGTGTGTCCACTATTTATTTTGTCGTCTTGTGTAAGTAACTTTATATTGTTATTTGAATGGGGATTGACATGAAGAGTAGATCATCAGTGACAGACCAGTTGGGATTCTAGGGAAGAAGTTGGAGAAATGTCTATGTATCAACATTTTATTGGAATGTAAAATGTAACATTGGCTCAAGCATCTTGGCACAACATACCCCAGATTTGACTAATAGACTGATAAACTGTGTATGTTTAGGGAAAAAACATTTTGTTCTTTTTCTTTCCTCAGAAATGGGGCTGGTTGACCACACTGCAACCTCATAGACAACACTGGTGAGAACTTGGACTCCTGATCAACTTGGATTTCCTGATTAATGACAGAAATATCAAAGCTATCTTCGGAGCAGCACAAGACAACACAGCCATTTCATTGAGAATGTAATTTCCTCATCTCCCCAGGGAGACCTTGTGCTCAGTGTGAAGTTCTTCACCCATCCTAAAGTTCCGGGAGAGTCCTCCTCTTTGTCCTTTATCTCTGAGCTCTATTCAACAGTGACCACCATGCCTGCCAAAGCACCCATCTACCTGAAGTCCAAAAATAGCAAGAAAGGCAAGAAGTGTCGTCTGAGAGACATCCTGTCCCCAGACATGATCAGCCCACCGCTGGGGGACTTCCGCCACACCATCCACATCGGAAAAGGCGGGGAGAGGGACGCCTTCGGGGACATGTCCTTCCTCCAGGGAAGGTTTGAGCTCCTGCCTGGGAAAGGTGAGGTGTTCCGTCCGCAGTACAGCATCCACAACGAGTTCCTGCGGGCCAACAGCGCATCTGATGCCCAGTTTCCTGACACACCCTCTCCCGTTCTAAAGAACGCCATCTCACTCCCTTCAATTGGGGGTTGCCAGGCCCTCACCCTGCCCCACCTCTCCACCGCTGTGTTCTCTATGCCCGCTATGGACCCCCTGGTTTGCATGGTAGGGCGGATCCCTACCTCTCCCCTGGGGAGCCCAGACGGGGCTGACATCCTGGAGGTTGAAACCCCGTTGGGTTCCATCGAGGTCTTCAGCAGCAACCCGACCAGACATCCGACAGAAGTCACAACCAAACCAGGCGTCCTGCTGGATCTGATAGAGAAACCAGAGAAGCCAAAGACGGAGAAAGTCTCCAAAAGTCATCATAAAAAGCACAATGGTGAAAACGGGTATGAAAAGCCTTCACCTACCTATTACATCAATGGCAACAGCAATGGTAACGGTGTCTTCAATGAAAACAGCAATGGCATCTTCAATAGTAATGAAGGCTTCAGCGGCAATGACAACCgcaatggctttagaagctttaaCAATGACATTACCCTCCGCTTCGAGAAAAAGCTCTCTGATTGCAATGGAGACTGGGTGGACAGGGACAGCGGGGTGGATGAGGGGCGCCTATGCGACTTTGACTTTGAGTTCTCCAAGGACAAGAGCGTGTCACAGTATTCAATCTCCCACATCACCGGGTCTCTTCTGTCACTTGAACTCGATTTGGGCCCCTCCATTCTTGATGATGTACT from Oncorhynchus mykiss isolate Arlee chromosome 1, USDA_OmykA_1.1, whole genome shotgun sequence includes:
- the LOC110526628 gene encoding cdc42 effector protein 3 is translated as MPAKAPIYLKSKNSKKGKKCRLRDILSPDMISPPLGDFRHTIHIGKGGERDAFGDMSFLQGRFELLPGKGEVFRPQYSIHNEFLRANSASDAQFPDTPSPVLKNAISLPSIGGCQALTLPHLSTAVFSMPAMDPLVCMVGRIPTSPLGSPDGADILEVETPLGSIEVFSSNPTRHPTEVTTKPGVLLDLIEKPEKPKTEKVSKSHHKKHNGENGYEKPSPTYYINGNSNGNGVFNENSNGIFNSNEGFSGNDNRNGFRSFNNDITLRFEKKLSDCNGDWVDRDSGVDEGRLCDFDFEFSKDKSVSQYSISHITGSLLSLELDLGPSILDDVLNIMGDPKAKSRP